A stretch of the Polluticoccus soli genome encodes the following:
- a CDS encoding DUF1573 domain-containing protein has product MKGRFLIAIALMALVSCKNEAPKEDNKDLLPTDLVSNPRSAEGTDTAAFNALPTMDFKDTLHDFGLMREGETSSYGFEFTNNGKKPLLISGATGSCGCTVADYPREPIQPGQTGTMKVMFNSTDKIGHQEKSVNISTNSKRGTHMLYIKADVKEN; this is encoded by the coding sequence ATGAAAGGACGATTTCTTATTGCAATAGCACTTATGGCTTTGGTAAGCTGTAAAAACGAAGCTCCCAAAGAGGACAATAAGGACCTGTTGCCTACAGACCTGGTATCCAACCCGCGTTCTGCAGAAGGCACTGATACTGCGGCTTTCAATGCCTTGCCCACAATGGACTTCAAAGACACCTTGCACGACTTTGGGTTAATGCGCGAAGGTGAAACTTCGAGCTATGGGTTTGAATTCACCAACAACGGTAAGAAGCCACTGCTTATAAGCGGCGCCACAGGTTCTTGTGGCTGTACCGTTGCCGACTACCCACGTGAACCTATACAACCAGGGCAAACTGGCACAATGAAGGTGATGTTCAACTCGACAGACAAAATTGGTCACCAGGAAAAATCGGTGAACATTTCTACTAACTCAAAGCGCGGCACACATATGTTGTATATCAAGGCCGACGTAAAAGAAAATTAA
- the yajC gene encoding preprotein translocase subunit YajC — MFVNLLTVMLQAQPGGSPYFSLLFMVGMIGVMYFFMIRPQAKRAKEQKKFADTIAAGEKIVTTAGIHGTISRVNEDGTLKLEVGHGTFITIERSAVSMEMTAAHRKKVEGVATAK, encoded by the coding sequence ATGTTCGTAAATCTCCTGACAGTAATGTTACAGGCTCAGCCAGGCGGCAGCCCTTACTTCTCACTTTTGTTCATGGTGGGTATGATCGGCGTTATGTACTTCTTCATGATACGTCCGCAAGCAAAACGTGCCAAAGAACAAAAGAAATTTGCCGACACGATTGCTGCCGGTGAAAAGATCGTGACTACCGCTGGTATCCATGGTACCATCAGCCGAGTAAACGAAGACGGCACTTTGAAACTGGAAGTTGGCCACGGTACATTTATCACCATCGAGCGCAGTGCAGTGTCTATGGAAATGACTGCTGCTCATCGCAAGAAAGTTGAGGGTGTAGCTACTGCAAAATAA
- the coaE gene encoding dephospho-CoA kinase (Dephospho-CoA kinase (CoaE) performs the final step in coenzyme A biosynthesis.) encodes MLKVGITGGIGSGKTTVCQVFETLGIPVLYADKTARYLMEKDAILINGIKMLFGENIYQGGVLDREQVSSIVFRRPDILTELNKLVHPAVIRYGEQWMESQDTPYIIKEAAIFFESGSFKDMHLMVGVYAPQQLRILRTMERDGISQEKVLSRMAQQMNDEEKMKLCDHIITNDDIVPIIPQVLHLHQLFLQQATQA; translated from the coding sequence ATGCTGAAAGTAGGTATCACAGGAGGCATTGGATCGGGAAAAACAACCGTATGCCAGGTGTTTGAAACACTTGGCATACCTGTTTTATATGCCGACAAAACTGCGCGCTATCTTATGGAGAAGGATGCCATCCTCATTAATGGCATCAAAATGCTGTTTGGAGAAAACATCTACCAGGGCGGCGTGCTGGACCGGGAACAGGTTTCTTCGATTGTCTTCAGACGTCCCGACATCCTTACTGAACTGAATAAGCTTGTGCATCCGGCGGTTATCCGATACGGCGAACAATGGATGGAAAGCCAGGATACGCCTTATATCATAAAAGAAGCTGCGATTTTCTTTGAAAGTGGCAGCTTTAAAGACATGCACCTGATGGTGGGTGTTTATGCTCCCCAGCAACTGCGCATACTACGCACGATGGAGCGTGACGGGATATCGCAGGAAAAAGTCCTCTCGCGAATGGCGCAGCAGATGAACGACGAAGAAAAAATGAAACTCTGCGATCACATTATCACCAACGACGACATTGTACCAATCATTCCACAGGTATTGCACCTGCACCAACTTTTCCTGCAACAGGCAACTCAGGCCTAG